A single Mustelus asterias chromosome 4, sMusAst1.hap1.1, whole genome shotgun sequence DNA region contains:
- the sox3 gene encoding transcription factor Sox-3 gives MYSMMESELKSAVSQSNTGTVGGSAPGSNGKNANNNPDRVKRPMNAFMVWSRGQRRKMAQENPKMHNSEISKRLGADWKLLSDSEKRPFIDEAKRLRALHMKEHPDYKYRPRRKTKTLIKKDKYSLPGGLLSPGSVPVNSGVGVSQRMESYPHMNGWANGTYPLMQDQLAYSQHAGINSPQIQQMHRYEMASLQYSPMMTTAQSYMNAASTYSMSPAYGQQSTPGMALGSMVKTEPTTPPPLTPHSRGACLGDLRDMISMYLPPGGEGGDPSSQSSRLHSVHQHYQGTAIPGTGLGQSTFLHGRDSF, from the exons ATGTATAGCATGATGGAAAGCGAGCTGAAGTCGGCTGTCTCCCAGTCCAACACGGGGACAGTCGGCGGCAGCGCTCCGGGGAGCAACGGCAAGAACGCCAACAACAATCCGGACCGGGTGAAGCGACCCATGAATGCCTTCATGGTGTGGTCCCGGGGCCAGCGGAGGAAGATGGCCCAGGAAAACCCCAAGATGCACAACTCGGAGATCAGCAAGAGGCTGGGAGCCGACTGGAAACTTCTGTCCGACTCTGAGAAGCGGCCCTTCATTGACGAGGCCAAGCGGCTGAGAGCTCTGCACATGAAGGAACACCCGGATTACAAATACCGACCCAGGAGGAAAACCAAAACCctcatcaagaaggacaagtaCTCTCTGCCCGGCGGCTTGCTTTCCCCGGGGTCGGTGCCGGTCAACAGCGGCGTGGGAGTCAGCCAGAGAATGGAGAGTTACCCCCACATGAACGGCTGGGCCAACGGGACGTACCCGCTGATGCAGGACCAGTTGGCTTACTCCCAGCACGCAGGTATCAACAGCCCTCAGATCCAGCAGATGCACCGCTACGAGATGGCCAGCCTGCAGTACAGCCCCATGATGACTACCGCCCAGAGCTACATGAACGCCGCGTCCACCTACAGTATGTCCCCCGCCTATGGGCAGCAGAGCACGCCAGGCATGGCCCTGGGCTCCATGGTGAAGACAGAGCCCACCACCCCGCCTCCGCTAACACCCCACTCCCGGGGGGCCTGTCTGGGTGACCTGCGGGATATGATTAGCATGTATCTCCCCCCCGGAGGAGAAGGAGGGGACCCCTCCTCTCAGAGCAGCAGACTGCACAGTGTGCACCAGCACTATCAGGGCACAGCGATACCTGGCACAGGG TTGGGACAATCAACGTTTCTACACGGACGAGACTCCTTTtag